The DNA window GGGACTATACGATGGCCGGGCATGGCGGCTCAAAGAAAGTCATCTACGCCGCACTCGCTGGCAATCTCGCCATTGCGCTGACCAAGTTCGGCGCCGCCTTCTTCACCGGCAGCTCGGCGATGCTATCGGAAGGCGTGCACTCGCTGGTCGATACAGGCAATGGCGGTCTGCTGCTCTACGGCATGCACCGCGCCGCCCGGCCGGCCGACCGGACGCATCCGCTCGGTCACGGCCGCGAGCTGTATTTCTGGAGCTTCATCGTCGCACTTCTCGTCTTCGCGCTGGGCGCCGGCGTGTCGTTCTATGAGGGCGTTGTTCACGTCATGGCGCCGGAGCCGGTCGCCAACGCTGAGGTGACCTACATCGTTCTGGGCCTTGCCTTCCTGTTCGAAGGCAGCTCCTGGTGGGTGGCGCTGAAGGAGTTTCGCAAGCAGAAGGGCAAGGAGGGCTGGCTGCAGGCCGTGCAATCGAGCAAGGATCCGAGCGTCTACACCGTGTTGTTCGAGGACAGTGCCGCACTTCTCGGCCTGATCGTCGCCTTCGCCGGCATATTGGCGGCGGAGCTGCTGAAGATGCCGCAGCTCGACGGCGCCGCCTCGATCGGCATCGCGCTGATCCTGGGCGCCACCGCGATCTTCCTGGCGCGTGAAAGCAAGAGCCTGCTTCTTGGCGAACCGGCGTCGCCCGAGGTGCAGAAACAAGTATTGGCCATTGCCCAGCAGGACCCGGCGGTGCAGCGGGCGAACGGCGTGCTGACGCTGCATATGGGCCCACAGGAGATCGTTGCCGGCTTGAGCATCGAGTTCGAGGATCATCTGGCGGCGCCCGAGATCGAGGCCTGCGTCGAGCGCATCGAAGCGCGGCTGAAAAAGGAAATGCCGGAGATCACGCGGCTGTTCGTCAAGCCGCAGACGACCGGAACCTGGGAGCGCCGGCGCAAGGTGGTCGAGGCGGCATCCGGAGAGGCCCTGGACTAGCCGCCAGCCATTGCCTGGCGACGCCGCCACGCTAAGATTGCAGGACGGATTGTAAGCGCGTAGGCATCCCCACGTAGCGTGCAGGCGGTTGATCGCTCATTTTCAGCATGAATCATGCGGAGAATCCTATGAGCGACAGTATGAGCCATCATCGAACATTCGAGATTTTGACGGCGGAGCCTGTGCCGTCCCGACGCAAGCCGCGCCATCGGTCGGACGAAGAGAAGGCACGGCTTGTCGCCGAAGCGTTCTCGCCAGGGGGCAATGTCTCGGCGGTTGCGCGTTCCGAGGGGCTGGACCCCTCGCAGCTCTATGCGTGGCGCCGCAAGGCGCTTTCGTCGGGCATGGTTGCGCCACTGACGGAGGGAGCGAGCAAGCCGGCGAAGTTCACGCGCTTTGAAGCGGTGGGCAGCGACACGGTGGAAATCGTCATTGGCGACGCAGTGGTGCGCGCCGGCGGCGATGTCGATCCCGATCGCCTGGCGAGGATCATCCGCGCGGTTCGTAAGGCATGATCGCTTCCGGTGTGGTGGTTTACGTGTCGTGCCAGCCGGTCGACTTCCGCAAGGGCGCGGCATCTTTGATGGCGCTGGTCAGGGATGGCGGCCTGGACCCATTCTCGGGGGCACTTCACGTATTCCGTTCGAAGCGTGCGGACCGGGTTCGCATCGTGTGGTGGGACGGCAGCGGGGTTTGTCTTTATTCGAAGACTCTGGAAGATCACAGCTTCTGCTGGCCGGGGATATCGGCCGCGCGCATGCGTCTCGACCACGCCCAGTTGATGGCGCTTCTGGCCGGACTGGACTGGAAAAAGATTCGTCCGGCCAGGGTCAGGCGGCCGTTATCGACGGGCTGAAACCGGCCTGCGGCAAGATGAATCATGCGGCTGGACCGGTTGGGAAAGCGGCTGTTTTTGTGCTCTGTTGCTTGCCATGGTTCTACCGGGTCTTGCCCTTCCCGACGACGTTGATGCGCTGAAGGCGATGATCCTTTCCATGGCTCGCGAGCAGGCTGCAAGCGAGGCCCGGATCGCAGTCGCCGACGCTCGGATCGCAGCATCTGAGGCGGAGGTCGCCCGGCTGAAAGCTGTCGAGAAAAGCGCCAGCGAGCGGATCGCCAATCTCACGTCAATCCTGAAAGTTTTACAGCGCACGCAACATGGCACGCGTTCCGAGCGGCTACGCCTGGCCATCGACGACGAGCAGGCCTCCTTTGCCTTCGAAGAGGTCGAGACCGGCCTTTCGGAAATCCGGAGCGAACTCGACCGCGCGGTCGGGAACAAGCCGAAGCGCGCCCCGCGTCCGCGCAAGGGCTTTGCTGCCCACCTCGAACGCATCGAGGAGGTCGTCGAGCCGGAAATCCCGGCCGACTGCGAGGGGCTTGAAAAGGTTCTGATCGGCGAGGATCGATCCGAGCGGCTGGACGTCGTGCCGCCGAAGTTCCAGGTCATCGTCACGCGCCGTCCCAAATACGCCTTCCGGGGCCGTGACGGCGTGGTCCAGGCTCTGGCGCCGGCGCACATCATCGAAAGCGGCCTGCCGACGGAGCGGCTGCTCGCCTATATCGCCGTCTCCAAATACGCCGACGGCCTCCCGCTTTATCGGCAGGAGGCGATCTATCTGCGCGACGGCGTCGAGATCAGCCGGTCGTTGATGGCGCAATGGATGGGGCATCTGGGCTTCGAGCTGCAGATGCTTGCTGATTACATACTGGAGCGCATCAAGGAGGGCGAAAGGGTCTTCGCCGACGAGACGACCTTGCCCACCCTTGCCCCTGGTTCCGGGAAAACCACGAAAGCCTGGTTGTGGGCCTACGCACGGGATGACCGACCCTATGGCGGAACCAGTCCGCCAATGGTTGCCTATCGTTTTGAAGACAGCAGAGGTGCGGATTGCGTGGCGCGCCACCTCGCCGGATTCAGCGGTATCCTGCAAGTGGATGGCTACTCGGCCTATACCAACCTGGTCAAGGCACGGGCCAAAGCCGGCAGCAATGAAACAATCCGGCTCGCCGGGTGCTGGGCTCACCTGCGGCGCAAATTCTACGACCTGCACATCAGCGGGGTCTCGCAGGCCGCGACGGATTCGATCATCGCCATGACCGAATTGTGGAAGGTCGAGGACGAGGTTCGCGGCAAGGATGCCGGAAGCCGCGCCGCGCTGCGTCAGGAAAAGTCCGTGGCCATTGTCGCGAGCCTCTTCGATCTATGGGAAGCGGAACTGGGCAAGGTCTCCGGAAAATCCAAGACCGCCGAGGCGATCCGCTACGCGCTCACCCGGCGGGAGGCGCTGGAACGCTTTCTGATGGACGGTCGCATCGAAATCGACTCCAATATCGTCGAGCGTGCAATCAGGCCCCAGACGATCACGCGAAAGAATAGTCTATTCGCCGGCAGCCACGGCGGTGGACGAACCTGGGCGACGGTAGCCACCTTGCTGCAAACCTGCAAAATGAACAGCGTCGATCCGCTCGACTGGCTCTCGCAGACCTTGACCCGCATCGCTCAAGGCTGGCCGGCATCCGAAATCGAAATGCTCATGCCTTGGAACTTTAGGCCTGACGTTATCGGCTGACCGCTTACGACGGATTTCGGGAGGAGCCAGGATGAAAATCGACGGCGGCTGCCATTGCGGCGCCATCACCTACGAGGCGGAGGTCGATGCTGAAAAGACGAACATCTGCCACTGCACGGATTGCCAGCAACTGACCGGAACGGCTTTTCGCGTGACGGTTCCGGCACAGGAAAGCAACTACCGGATCACCAAGGGTACGCCGAAAATCTACATCAAGATCGTGGCGAGCGGGGCCAAGCGCGCCCAGGCCTTTTGCGCCGACTGCGGTTCGCACCTTTACGCCACGTCGGTCGGAGATGGTCCCAAGGTCTATGGAATTCGAGTGGGGACCGCGCGGCAACGCCAGGATTTGATCCCGACACAGCAGAAATGGCACCGCTCGGCGCTGCACTGGCTGCCTGAATTTCAGGGCATGACCACCATAGAGGAGCAGTAGCGCGGGCCATCTCCAATCGACCGACGCCCCTCAACTTCGTCATCCTCGGGCTTGACCCGAGGATCCATGCCGTGACCGTCGTTGAAGAATGCAGTGGATCAGAATTCTGCACGGTTGCGTCGCCTTGATGTAACGGCATGGATCCTCGGGTCTGCGCTGCGTCGCTACGCTCCTTGCTCCGCCCGTGGATGACGACGGGATAGGCGTTTCGGCCAATCTCCAAGGTCTGCCATCTGCCAAAAAAAGTAACCGATCCACCCCTCGGACTGGATCGAGGAACTAGTCGTCACCCTCGACAACCCTCAATCTTAATTGCCCGGTCTTTGAGTCCGCGACACGCGCGCCCGCGTCGATCTTCGCGGCCGGAGCCCGTGACGCGGCGTCCGTGGCGGCATCGCCGTCGGGCTGCGCGCCGAACTCCAGCGCCTCGATCTTCTGGCCGCGCTTGGTGACCTTCGACGTCGAAACCAGGATGTCGTCGATGTCCTTGGCGGACTGGCCGAAATGAACCTGCAGCTTGCGCACCCGCTCGTCGACACGCGCGACATCCTCCATCAGCCGGATGACCTCGCCCTGGATCAGGTGCGCCTGTTCGCGCATGCGGGCATCCTTGAGGATCGCCTGGATGACCTGGATCGACAGCATCAGCAGCGACGGCGAGACGATGACGATGCGGGCACGGTGCGCCTTGTGGACGATCGCCTCGAAATTCTCATGGATCTCGGCGAACACCGATTCCGACGGCACGAACATGAAGGCGGTGTCCTGCGTCTCGCCCTGGATCAGATATTTCTCTGATATATCACGGACATGAATCTCGATGTCGCGGCGAAAGGCCTGCGAAGCGACCTTCTGCAGGTCGGCGCCGTCGGCGGCGCGGATGGCGTTCCAGGCTTCCAGCGGAAACTTGGCATCGATGGCAAGCGAGGGTGCGCCGTTCGGCATCTTCACCAGGCAGTCGGGCCGGCTGCCGTTCGACAGCGTCGCCTGGAATTCATAGGCGCCGTGCGGCAGGCCGTCGGCGACGATCGCCTCCATGCGCGACTGGCCGAAGGCGCCGCGCGTCTGCTTGTTGGAGAGGATCGCCTGCAGCTGCACGACCTGGCCGGCGAGCGACTGGATGTTGCCTTGCGCGACATCGATGATCGCCAGCCGCTCCTGCAGTTTGGCCAGGCTCTCATGCGTGGATTTCGTCTGCTCGGTCATGGTCTGGCCGAGGCGGCCGGTCATGGCGTCGAGGCGCTGGCCGATCGACTGCGTCAGCTCCGCCTGGCGCGCCCCGAACACTTCGGCAATGGCGCCCATGCGGCCCTGCATCTCGGCCTGCGACTGCAAGATACCGGCCATCCGCGCCTCGGCGTCGCGGGCATGGTCGGCGGCTTCCGCGGCCGCCACGGCACGCGCCTTGGCCGACCGCCACAGCGCGATGACGAGCGCCACGAACAGGCCAAGAAACAGCAAGGCGCCGAAGGCCAGCGCATGGCCGAGCGTGATCGTGGTGGCGCCAAGCCGGGCGACAGGCTCCGAAAGGATAGTGCTCAGATCATTCATGTGGACAGCATAGCCGATTCGGCGGTCTGGCACAGATCAAAACGTGAACGATCCCCGGACCCAACGGTTGACGCTTTTCGCTGGAGGTCTTAGGTGGAACGCCATGCCGATCAAGCCGCTCATCATCCTTCCCGACCCCATCCTGCGCCAGGTTTCGAAGCCCGTGGAGCGTGTCGACGCGCCCTTGCGCAAATTAGCCGACGATATGCTGGCGACGATGTATGACGCACCCGGCATCGGGCTGGCGGCAATCCAGATCGGCGAGCCGCTGCGTATGCTGGTGATCGATCTGGCCAAGGAAGACGAGACGCCGGCGCCGCAGGTCTTCATCAACCCGGAAATCCTGGAGAGTGCCGACGCGCGCTCCGTCTACGAGGAAGGCTGCCTGTCGATCCCGGATTACTACGCCGAGGTCGAACGCCCGGCCTCGGTGCGGGTGAAGTATCTCGACCGCGACGGCAAATTGCAGGAGATGGAGGCCGAGGGCCTGATGGCGACCTGCCTGCAGCATGAGATCGACCACCTCAACGGCGTCTTGTTCATCGACCACATCTCGAAGCTGAAGCGCGACATGGTGGTGAAGAAATTCAAGAAGCTCGCCAAGGACAAGGCGCCGGGCAAGCTGGCGGGATAGGGTTAGGGTCCACTCTAGGCCTGATGCCGGCGGACAGCACCAAATGGAGACGCTGATGGCCGACATGCTGATTAAGGACATTCCCGAGCCTTTGAAACGCGAAATCGAACTGGCGGCATACAGGGCCGGCCAAAGCCTGTCGGACAAGGCCATCGACCTTCTGCGCAAAGGCATGGCTGCGGAAAGGAGGGCCCGGCAGGAGCCGAGCCTCTCGGCATGGGACGCAATTCGCTCGGCTTTTGTCACTGAAAACGCAATTGGCGATGAATACGCCGAGATCATGGACGAAATTGAAGCGGACAGGAAAAAGCGACCGTGGTCGCCCGCGACTTCGACGGCCTTGACCTGAAGGTCATAAACCCGTTTGAAGCGAATGCCTGAGCCGGCTCACGGCGCGAGCAAAAGACAGGATATCGGAAGAAAAATGCCCCTTCGCGTCATCTTTATGGGCACGCCGGAGTTTTCGGTGCCGACGTTGCGTGCGATCGCCGAAGCCGGACATGAGATATCAGCCGTCTACACGCAGCCGCCGCGCGCCGCAGGTCGGCGCGGGCTGGAGCTGACGCCGTCGCCGGTGCAGCGTGAGGCTGAGCGGCTGGGCATCGAGACCCGGACACCGGTTTCGCTCAAGGGCGAGGCCGAGCAGACGGCGTTCCGCGCCTTGCAAGCCGATGTCGCCGTGGTCGTCGCCTATGGTTTGCTCTTGCCGAAAGCGGTTCTCGAGGCGACCCGGCTTGGCTGCATCAACGGCCATGCCTCGCTGCTGCCGCGCTGGCGTGGTGCCGCACCCATCCAGCGCGCCATCATGGCCGGCGACCTGGAAACCGGCATGATGGTGATGCGCATGGAAGAGGGTCTGGACACCGGCCCGGTGGGAATGGTTGAAAAATGCGCCATCGAACCCGATATGACAGCCGGCGATCTGCATGATCGGTTGATGAGTGTCGGTGCAACCCTGATGGTGGAGGCGCTGGCGCGACTGGAAAGGAACACCCTGACATTTGCCGACCAGGCGGTGGAAGGGGTGACCTACGCCAAAAAAATCGATAAATCCGAGACTCGCGTGGACTGGACTCGCTCGGCGAGCGAGGTCCACAATAGCATTCGTGGCCTGTCGCCCTTTCCCGGCGCCTGGTCGGAGATAGGAATTGGCGGCCGTCAGGAGCGGCTGAAACTGCTTCGCTCGACGCTGTCCGAAGGCCTGTCGCTTTCGGAAGATTTGGGCGAGTCGGGAGGAATTCTCGATGACCGGCTGACGGTCGCCTGCGGGGCAGGCGCGATCAGGCTGGTCGAAGTTCAACGGGCGGGCGGAAAGCCCGCTGCCGCGTCGGAATTCCTGCGTGGGGCCAAGATCGAAAAAGGAATGAAGTTCTCATGAGCATGATGTCGATACGC is part of the Mesorhizobium loti genome and encodes:
- a CDS encoding IS66 family transposase; translation: MVLPGLALPDDVDALKAMILSMAREQAASEARIAVADARIAASEAEVARLKAVEKSASERIANLTSILKVLQRTQHGTRSERLRLAIDDEQASFAFEEVETGLSEIRSELDRAVGNKPKRAPRPRKGFAAHLERIEEVVEPEIPADCEGLEKVLIGEDRSERLDVVPPKFQVIVTRRPKYAFRGRDGVVQALAPAHIIESGLPTERLLAYIAVSKYADGLPLYRQEAIYLRDGVEISRSLMAQWMGHLGFELQMLADYILERIKEGERVFADETTLPTLAPGSGKTTKAWLWAYARDDRPYGGTSPPMVAYRFEDSRGADCVARHLAGFSGILQVDGYSAYTNLVKARAKAGSNETIRLAGCWAHLRRKFYDLHISGVSQAATDSIIAMTELWKVEDEVRGKDAGSRAALRQEKSVAIVASLFDLWEAELGKVSGKSKTAEAIRYALTRREALERFLMDGRIEIDSNIVERAIRPQTITRKNSLFAGSHGGGRTWATVATLLQTCKMNSVDPLDWLSQTLTRIAQGWPASEIEMLMPWNFRPDVIG
- the tnpB gene encoding IS66 family insertion sequence element accessory protein TnpB: MIASGVVVYVSCQPVDFRKGAASLMALVRDGGLDPFSGALHVFRSKRADRVRIVWWDGSGVCLYSKTLEDHSFCWPGISAARMRLDHAQLMALLAGLDWKKIRPARVRRPLSTG
- a CDS encoding DNA recombination protein RmuC; the encoded protein is MNDLSTILSEPVARLGATTITLGHALAFGALLFLGLFVALVIALWRSAKARAVAAAEAADHARDAEARMAGILQSQAEMQGRMGAIAEVFGARQAELTQSIGQRLDAMTGRLGQTMTEQTKSTHESLAKLQERLAIIDVAQGNIQSLAGQVVQLQAILSNKQTRGAFGQSRMEAIVADGLPHGAYEFQATLSNGSRPDCLVKMPNGAPSLAIDAKFPLEAWNAIRAADGADLQKVASQAFRRDIEIHVRDISEKYLIQGETQDTAFMFVPSESVFAEIHENFEAIVHKAHRARIVIVSPSLLMLSIQVIQAILKDARMREQAHLIQGEVIRLMEDVARVDERVRKLQVHFGQSAKDIDDILVSTSKVTKRGQKIEALEFGAQPDGDAATDAASRAPAAKIDAGARVADSKTGQLRLRVVEGDD
- a CDS encoding methionyl-tRNA formyltransferase — its product is MPLRVIFMGTPEFSVPTLRAIAEAGHEISAVYTQPPRAAGRRGLELTPSPVQREAERLGIETRTPVSLKGEAEQTAFRALQADVAVVVAYGLLLPKAVLEATRLGCINGHASLLPRWRGAAPIQRAIMAGDLETGMMVMRMEEGLDTGPVGMVEKCAIEPDMTAGDLHDRLMSVGATLMVEALARLERNTLTFADQAVEGVTYAKKIDKSETRVDWTRSASEVHNSIRGLSPFPGAWSEIGIGGRQERLKLLRSTLSEGLSLSEDLGESGGILDDRLTVACGAGAIRLVEVQRAGGKPAAASEFLRGAKIEKGMKFS
- a CDS encoding transposase; this translates as MSDSMSHHRTFEILTAEPVPSRRKPRHRSDEEKARLVAEAFSPGGNVSAVARSEGLDPSQLYAWRRKALSSGMVAPLTEGASKPAKFTRFEAVGSDTVEIVIGDAVVRAGGDVDPDRLARIIRAVRKA
- a CDS encoding GFA family protein, which produces MKIDGGCHCGAITYEAEVDAEKTNICHCTDCQQLTGTAFRVTVPAQESNYRITKGTPKIYIKIVASGAKRAQAFCADCGSHLYATSVGDGPKVYGIRVGTARQRQDLIPTQQKWHRSALHWLPEFQGMTTIEEQ
- a CDS encoding plasmid stabilization protein, with amino-acid sequence MADMLIKDIPEPLKREIELAAYRAGQSLSDKAIDLLRKGMAAERRARQEPSLSAWDAIRSAFVTENAIGDEYAEIMDEIEADRKKRPWSPATSTALT
- a CDS encoding cation transporter, which codes for MAGHGGSKKVIYAALAGNLAIALTKFGAAFFTGSSAMLSEGVHSLVDTGNGGLLLYGMHRAARPADRTHPLGHGRELYFWSFIVALLVFALGAGVSFYEGVVHVMAPEPVANAEVTYIVLGLAFLFEGSSWWVALKEFRKQKGKEGWLQAVQSSKDPSVYTVLFEDSAALLGLIVAFAGILAAELLKMPQLDGAASIGIALILGATAIFLARESKSLLLGEPASPEVQKQVLAIAQQDPAVQRANGVLTLHMGPQEIVAGLSIEFEDHLAAPEIEACVERIEARLKKEMPEITRLFVKPQTTGTWERRRKVVEAASGEALD
- a CDS encoding peptide deformylase; this encodes MPIKPLIILPDPILRQVSKPVERVDAPLRKLADDMLATMYDAPGIGLAAIQIGEPLRMLVIDLAKEDETPAPQVFINPEILESADARSVYEEGCLSIPDYYAEVERPASVRVKYLDRDGKLQEMEAEGLMATCLQHEIDHLNGVLFIDHISKLKRDMVVKKFKKLAKDKAPGKLAG